In Brachyhypopomus gauderio isolate BG-103 unplaced genomic scaffold, BGAUD_0.2 sc34, whole genome shotgun sequence, the following are encoded in one genomic region:
- the pex19 gene encoding peroxisomal biogenesis factor 19 isoform X2 yields the protein MEDNQFFESLFEGEMADHAREEWEKAMAELAQEEPELLQQFQKLSEAAGKVGTDAASQQEFASCLKDTLSGLAKNTDNLQASGLGGEDLARTLEGLGLDESSEGGGEDGNILPIMQSIMQNLLSKDVLYPSLKEITEKYPDWLNTNRHSLPPVDVHRYEQQHKIMGEICIQFERDGDGESNFENILELMQKLQDLGQPPKELAGEAPPGLNFDLESLHLPGTQGAAGTEQCIVM from the exons ATGGAAGATAATCAGTTTTTCGAGTCTCTTTTTGAAGGGGAGATGGCTGATCATGCCCGTGAAGAATGGGAGAAAGCAATGGCTGAACTAGCTCAAGAAGAACCAGAACTACTACAGCAATTTCAGAAGCTTTCCGAGGCTGCAGGCAAAGTGG GCACAGATGCAGCTTCTCAGCAAGAATTTGCTTCCTGTCTTAAAGACACTCTTAGTGGTTTAGCGAAAAACACTGATAACCTGCAg GCTTCTGGATTGGGAGGAGAAGATCTGGCCAGAACTTTAGAAGGGCTGGGATTAGATGAAAgtagtgagggaggtggggaggatGGCAATATTCTGCCCATCATGCAGTCCATCATGCAGAACCTTCTGTCAAAGGATGTCCTCTACCCATCTCTCAAAGAAATCACAGAAAAG TATCCTGACTGGTTGAACACCAACAGACATTCCCTCCCCCCTGTGGACGTCCATAGATATGAGCAGCAACACAAAATTATGGGAGAAATATGTATCCAATTtgaaagagatggagatggtgaaAGCAACTTTGAGAACATTCTAGAACTTATGCAGAAG TTACAAGACCTGGGCCAACCACCAAAAGAACTGGCTGGGGAGGCA CCACCTGGTTTGAACTTTGACCTGGAGTCTCTGCATCTTCCTGGAACACAAGGAGCAGCGGGAACTGAGCAATGCATAGTCATGTGA
- the pex19 gene encoding peroxisomal biogenesis factor 19 isoform X1: MASASENKDAQDTELDELLDSALDDFEKTNVPPVATNVGAAPNAETKGQKPSLMEDNQFFESLFEGEMADHAREEWEKAMAELAQEEPELLQQFQKLSEAAGKVGTDAASQQEFASCLKDTLSGLAKNTDNLQASGLGGEDLARTLEGLGLDESSEGGGEDGNILPIMQSIMQNLLSKDVLYPSLKEITEKYPDWLNTNRHSLPPVDVHRYEQQHKIMGEICIQFERDGDGESNFENILELMQKLQDLGQPPKELAGEAPPGLNFDLESLHLPGTQGAAGTEQCIVM, translated from the exons ATGGCGTCCGCATCAGAAAATAAGGACGCACAAGATACAGAATTGGATGAATTATTGGACA GTGCATTGGATGACTTTGAGAAGACTAATGTACCCCCTGTCGCCACTAACGTGGGTGCAGCTCCCAATGCGGAGACAAAGGGACAAAAG CCATCTTTGATGGAAGATAATCAGTTTTTCGAGTCTCTTTTTGAAGGGGAGATGGCTGATCATGCCCGTGAAGAATGGGAGAAAGCAATGGCTGAACTAGCTCAAGAAGAACCAGAACTACTACAGCAATTTCAGAAGCTTTCCGAGGCTGCAGGCAAAGTGG GCACAGATGCAGCTTCTCAGCAAGAATTTGCTTCCTGTCTTAAAGACACTCTTAGTGGTTTAGCGAAAAACACTGATAACCTGCAg GCTTCTGGATTGGGAGGAGAAGATCTGGCCAGAACTTTAGAAGGGCTGGGATTAGATGAAAgtagtgagggaggtggggaggatGGCAATATTCTGCCCATCATGCAGTCCATCATGCAGAACCTTCTGTCAAAGGATGTCCTCTACCCATCTCTCAAAGAAATCACAGAAAAG TATCCTGACTGGTTGAACACCAACAGACATTCCCTCCCCCCTGTGGACGTCCATAGATATGAGCAGCAACACAAAATTATGGGAGAAATATGTATCCAATTtgaaagagatggagatggtgaaAGCAACTTTGAGAACATTCTAGAACTTATGCAGAAG TTACAAGACCTGGGCCAACCACCAAAAGAACTGGCTGGGGAGGCA CCACCTGGTTTGAACTTTGACCTGGAGTCTCTGCATCTTCCTGGAACACAAGGAGCAGCGGGAACTGAGCAATGCATAGTCATGTGA